In the Kribbella sp. NBC_00482 genome, one interval contains:
- a CDS encoding DUF5302 domain-containing protein, translated as MSDKSSEPADDLQKKFREALEKKNAGNHSHPGSGVRGQGVGDAHNDKQKRQFRRKSGS; from the coding sequence ATGAGCGACAAGTCCAGCGAGCCGGCGGACGATCTGCAGAAGAAGTTTCGGGAAGCGCTCGAGAAGAAGAACGCCGGGAACCACTCGCACCCGGGATCCGGAGTGCGGGGGCAGGGCGTCGGCGACGCGCACAACGACAAGCAGAAGCGCCAGTTCCGGCGCAAGTCCGGCAGCTGA
- a CDS encoding LysE family translocator: MLVSNEALLGIALVELGLVIVPGPNMIYLISRSIAQGRRAGLISLAGVGIGFLVYLLAASAGLATLFALVPEIYVALKLAGAAYLLWLAWNAFRPGGTSVFATQELEPDRPRKLFGMGLLTCLLNPKIAILYISLLPQFLDPSRGHLGLQSLILGLTQLTVGVAMNAVFVITAGSVAVFLTRRPTWMRIHRYLTGTALAVFAIRLATDRARPLPTH, encoded by the coding sequence ATGCTGGTCAGCAACGAGGCACTGCTCGGGATCGCCCTGGTCGAGCTGGGCCTGGTGATCGTGCCGGGACCGAACATGATCTACCTGATCTCCCGCTCGATCGCCCAGGGCCGCCGCGCGGGCCTGATCTCGCTGGCCGGCGTCGGGATCGGCTTCCTCGTGTATTTGCTCGCGGCAAGCGCCGGCCTCGCGACCCTGTTCGCGCTGGTCCCTGAGATCTATGTCGCACTGAAGCTGGCCGGCGCGGCGTACCTGCTCTGGCTCGCCTGGAACGCGTTCCGTCCCGGCGGTACGTCGGTCTTCGCCACCCAGGAACTCGAGCCGGACCGCCCGCGCAAACTGTTCGGTATGGGCCTGCTCACCTGCCTGCTGAACCCGAAGATCGCGATCCTCTACATCTCGCTGCTCCCCCAGTTCCTCGACCCGTCCCGCGGTCACCTCGGCCTGCAGAGCTTGATCCTCGGCCTCACCCAGCTGACGGTCGGTGTCGCCATGAACGCCGTCTTCGTGATCACCGCCGGCTCGGTCGCCGTCTTCCTCACCCGCCGCCCGACCTGGATGCGCATCCACCGCTACCTCACCGGCACCGCTCTGGCCGTCTTCGCCATCCGCCTCGCGACAGACCGCGCCCGCCCACTCCCCACCCACTGA
- a CDS encoding aminoglycoside phosphotransferase family protein, whose translation MHEGQLDVTVELVEGLVKEQFPEWSGLAVRAVPSHGTVNALFRIGDELVARFPILPGDAATVQQELEDEADAARRLRAMSPYPTPEPIAIGAPGSGYPLPWAVQTWVNGTIAYDADVAGSTGFAEDLARFVLTLRAQPTEGRVFAGSWRGGVLTSQDEYVVDGLERSRGMIDVDALARLWADLRTTPRTEPDAWTHRDLMPGNLLAKDGRLAGVIDVGTFTVSDPAMDLQPAWNLLDPTARSAFRVALGSDEAEWRRGMGWSFAQAIGCLWYYVETNPVMSRTAHHTLTALLKSP comes from the coding sequence ATGCACGAGGGGCAATTGGATGTGACGGTCGAGCTGGTCGAAGGGCTCGTCAAGGAGCAGTTCCCGGAGTGGAGCGGGCTCGCGGTCCGCGCCGTACCGTCTCACGGGACCGTCAACGCGTTGTTCCGGATCGGCGATGAGTTGGTCGCCCGGTTCCCGATCCTGCCTGGTGATGCGGCGACGGTGCAGCAGGAGCTTGAGGACGAGGCGGATGCCGCGCGACGGTTGCGCGCGATGTCGCCGTACCCGACGCCGGAGCCGATCGCGATCGGTGCGCCGGGCTCGGGTTATCCGCTGCCGTGGGCGGTGCAGACCTGGGTGAACGGCACGATCGCGTACGACGCCGACGTCGCCGGGTCGACCGGCTTCGCCGAGGATCTCGCGCGGTTCGTGCTGACGCTGCGGGCGCAGCCGACCGAGGGTCGGGTGTTCGCGGGCTCGTGGCGTGGCGGAGTGCTGACTTCGCAGGACGAGTACGTCGTGGACGGGCTGGAGCGCAGTCGCGGGATGATCGACGTGGACGCGCTCGCCCGGTTGTGGGCAGACCTCCGGACGACGCCGCGCACCGAACCGGACGCCTGGACGCATCGCGACCTGATGCCGGGCAACCTGCTCGCGAAGGACGGCCGCCTGGCCGGCGTCATCGACGTCGGCACGTTCACGGTCTCGGACCCGGCGATGGATCTACAGCCCGCGTGGAACCTCCTCGACCCCACCGCGCGGTCGGCCTTCCGCGTTGCGCTCGGCAGCGACGAGGCCGAGTGGCGCCGCGGCATGGGCTGGTCGTTCGCCCAGGCCATCGGCTGCCTCTGGTACTACGTCGAGACCAACCCGGTCATGTCGCGCACCGCCCACCACACCCTCACCGCACTGCTCAAATCGCCCTAG
- a CDS encoding class I SAM-dependent methyltransferase codes for MVDALFGEPRLAAVYDALDPDRGDLEHYEAIVAEFGAAKVLDVGCGTGELACLLASSGVDVVGVDPAAASLEVARGKEFAERVRWIHGDATTLPPLQVDLALMTGNVAQVFLTDEEWSATVRGVRAALEPQGRFVFETRDPARRQWEEWTRERTHQVRQVAGETVEAWGDLLSVELPFVTFRGTYVFSSDGAVLTSQSTLRFRERAEVEESLVAAGFVVDDVRAAPDRPGKEWVFVARAI; via the coding sequence ATGGTTGACGCTTTGTTCGGGGAGCCTCGGTTGGCGGCGGTTTACGACGCGCTGGATCCGGATCGGGGGGATCTGGAGCACTACGAGGCGATCGTGGCGGAGTTCGGCGCCGCGAAGGTGCTGGATGTGGGGTGCGGGACGGGCGAGTTGGCCTGTCTCCTCGCCAGTAGCGGGGTGGACGTCGTCGGAGTGGATCCGGCGGCTGCTTCGCTGGAGGTTGCTCGGGGCAAGGAGTTTGCGGAGCGGGTGCGGTGGATCCACGGGGATGCGACGACGTTGCCGCCGTTGCAGGTCGACCTCGCGCTGATGACGGGGAATGTGGCGCAGGTGTTCCTGACGGACGAGGAATGGTCGGCGACGGTGCGCGGGGTACGGGCCGCGTTGGAACCACAAGGGAGGTTCGTCTTCGAGACGCGGGATCCGGCGCGGCGTCAGTGGGAGGAGTGGACCCGCGAGCGTACCCATCAGGTGCGGCAGGTCGCGGGCGAGACCGTGGAGGCTTGGGGCGATCTGCTGTCGGTGGAGCTGCCGTTCGTTACCTTCCGCGGCACGTACGTGTTCTCGTCGGACGGCGCCGTACTCACATCGCAGTCCACCCTGCGGTTCCGCGAGCGCGCCGAGGTCGAGGAATCGCTCGTCGCGGCCGGGTTCGTGGTCGACGACGTACGGGCGGCTCCGGATCGGCCCGGGAAAGAATGGGTGTTCGTCGCTAGGGCGATTTGA
- a CDS encoding ABC transporter permease: protein MKLLRLLAAGFSMSLRRSVAFRVNLVFEVLLAFTGLGTAIAAVLIVFTRADTLAGWSKAEFLVLIGTYQLITGLRTTFIDPNLSWFPETGIREGKLDGYLLQPAPSLFLSSLSLSSPLQLIQVVLGVGVLTWGLGVADRSPGVGGVVSWLVLVVAGTVVTWALSVLLACLTFWAPKLQLDVFYHSAWQLGRYPTDVFARPLRILLTYVFPMALIASVPTTALLRGPQLDVLLAGVLAAAAAAALAALAWRAGLRRYTGATS from the coding sequence GTGAAACTCCTTCGTTTGCTGGCGGCAGGCTTCTCGATGTCCCTGCGCCGGAGCGTGGCGTTCCGCGTCAACCTCGTCTTCGAAGTGCTGCTCGCGTTCACCGGCCTGGGTACGGCGATCGCGGCCGTGCTGATCGTGTTCACCCGGGCCGACACGTTGGCGGGCTGGTCGAAGGCCGAGTTCCTGGTCCTGATCGGCACGTACCAACTGATCACCGGTCTGCGGACGACGTTCATCGATCCGAACCTGTCGTGGTTCCCCGAGACAGGGATCCGCGAGGGAAAGCTGGACGGCTATCTGTTGCAGCCGGCTCCGAGTTTGTTCCTGTCCAGTTTGTCGTTGTCGTCGCCGCTGCAACTGATCCAGGTTGTTCTCGGCGTTGGCGTGCTGACCTGGGGGCTCGGGGTCGCTGATCGGTCGCCGGGTGTTGGAGGCGTGGTGAGTTGGTTGGTGCTGGTCGTGGCGGGAACGGTGGTGACCTGGGCGTTGAGCGTGCTGCTGGCGTGCTTGACGTTCTGGGCGCCGAAGCTGCAGTTGGATGTCTTCTACCACTCGGCCTGGCAACTCGGCCGGTACCCGACGGACGTCTTCGCCCGCCCGCTCCGCATCCTCCTCACCTACGTCTTCCCGATGGCACTCATCGCCAGCGTCCCGACAACAGCACTGCTCCGCGGCCCGCAACTCGACGTACTACTCGCCGGAGTGCTCGCAGCAGCAGCCGCAGCCGCCCTAGCAGCGCTAGCTTGGCGGGCTGGATTACGGCGCTACACCGGTGCGACCTCGTGA
- a CDS encoding ABC-2 family transporter protein — protein MRTAVLLGFRLRQEVLEWSGAWWFLMTLVVQAVVAPLIGLFVWSAVYPDDPAIARYYVAVILVTLMTESFEQHTFSERIYNGTLSHELLRPQPVVVGVIGMNLAIRAWLTLLGAPIVLLTAIALQVGFDWWAVLRSTPYLVLAAVLIFLWTFLLSLTAFWTDRVHAVVGFGSQLVFLFGGTAAPIGLLPDGLRRVAEVLPFYGMSGLPAEIAAGTRGGGSLGYQLVWVVVLVGVVMVLWRAGVRRYTAVGS, from the coding sequence ATGAGAACCGCAGTACTGCTCGGGTTCCGGCTCCGTCAGGAGGTGCTGGAGTGGTCCGGCGCGTGGTGGTTCCTGATGACGCTCGTGGTGCAGGCCGTGGTCGCGCCGTTGATCGGGTTGTTCGTGTGGTCCGCGGTCTATCCGGACGATCCGGCGATCGCGCGGTACTACGTCGCGGTCATCCTGGTGACGCTGATGACCGAGTCGTTCGAGCAGCACACGTTTTCCGAACGGATCTACAACGGGACGCTCAGCCACGAACTGCTCCGCCCGCAGCCGGTGGTGGTCGGCGTGATCGGCATGAATCTCGCCATCCGTGCCTGGCTGACGTTGCTCGGGGCACCGATCGTGCTGCTCACGGCGATCGCGTTGCAGGTCGGGTTCGACTGGTGGGCGGTGCTGCGGAGTACGCCGTACCTCGTGCTGGCCGCGGTGCTCATTTTCCTGTGGACGTTCCTGTTGTCGTTGACGGCGTTCTGGACGGATCGGGTGCATGCGGTGGTGGGGTTCGGTAGCCAGCTGGTGTTCCTGTTCGGCGGTACGGCGGCGCCGATCGGGTTGCTGCCGGACGGCTTGCGGCGGGTCGCTGAGGTGCTGCCGTTCTACGGGATGAGCGGTCTGCCGGCCGAGATCGCCGCCGGGACGCGGGGCGGCGGATCGCTCGGCTATCAGCTGGTGTGGGTGGTCGTGCTGGTCGGCGTGGTCATGGTCCTGTGGAGAGCCGGCGTCCGTCGGTACACGGCGGTGGGCTCGTGA
- a CDS encoding ABC transporter ATP-binding protein — MTAVEVENLSMSYKAPVRKSGLRAAFGSLVRREYKTVQALDEVSFTIAPGEIAGFIGPNGAGKTTTMKILSGILHPTSGAVQVLDAVPWQRRSAFLKRIAFVRGSQPVGGSQELTVMDSLEYQRLLYDVPRATFRRTLAELEALLELEPLLERQLRALSLGERMRVGLAMALIYRPEVLFLDEPTIGLDVSAASLIREFVQEYVEQTGATVLLTSHYMADVASLCPRLILIDKGKVQYDGPLAELSARLSPYKLIRISTQGDPSSFGEVVDKADGQWVLRVPRDEVAGTTGRLLQALEVVDLAVEEPPLEKVIDQAYREGLR, encoded by the coding sequence ATGACTGCTGTCGAGGTGGAAAACCTCTCGATGTCCTACAAGGCTCCGGTCCGCAAAAGCGGGCTGCGGGCGGCGTTCGGTTCGCTGGTACGCCGCGAGTACAAGACAGTCCAGGCCCTCGACGAGGTGTCGTTCACGATCGCCCCGGGCGAGATCGCGGGGTTCATCGGCCCGAACGGCGCAGGCAAGACCACGACGATGAAGATCCTGTCCGGGATCCTCCACCCGACCAGCGGCGCGGTCCAGGTCCTCGACGCTGTCCCCTGGCAACGCCGCTCCGCGTTCCTCAAGCGGATCGCGTTCGTCCGCGGCAGCCAACCGGTCGGCGGTTCGCAGGAGCTGACCGTGATGGATTCCCTCGAGTACCAGCGCCTGCTGTACGACGTCCCGCGCGCCACGTTCCGCCGTACCTTGGCCGAACTCGAAGCCCTCCTCGAGCTCGAACCGCTACTCGAGCGGCAACTCCGCGCGCTCAGCCTCGGTGAGCGGATGCGGGTCGGACTCGCGATGGCGCTGATCTACCGCCCCGAGGTGCTGTTCCTCGACGAGCCGACGATCGGTCTCGACGTCAGCGCGGCGAGCCTGATCCGCGAGTTCGTGCAGGAGTACGTCGAGCAGACCGGCGCGACCGTACTCCTGACCAGCCACTACATGGCCGACGTCGCGTCCCTCTGCCCGCGCCTGATCCTGATCGACAAGGGCAAGGTCCAGTACGACGGTCCGCTCGCGGAACTGTCCGCGCGGTTGTCGCCGTACAAACTGATCCGGATCTCGACGCAAGGCGACCCTTCGTCGTTCGGCGAGGTGGTCGACAAGGCGGACGGGCAGTGGGTACTGCGGGTGCCGCGGGACGAGGTCGCGGGTACGACGGGACGCTTGCTGCAGGCGTTGGAGGTCGTTGACCTCGCGGTGGAGGAGCCGCCGCTGGAGAAGGTCATCGACCAGGCGTACCGCGAGGGGCTGCGATGA
- a CDS encoding helix-turn-helix transcriptional regulator, with protein sequence MRAERLLRLLLHLQTRGQSTVAQLSAALAVSPRTIQRDLDALSLAGVPVYSIRGRAGGWTLLPDYRSRLTGLTPSEVMSVFVGATAHVLADLGLDASSELAVTKLIASLPEGTRREAEYARQRLLIDHAGWDDRRETPRWLDLCREALWEERRLEVTYGDGDRRGPFAISPLGLVAKARTWYLVAARTDGRLRTYRLSRLTSAELTADTFTRPADFDLATYWAQSQREFQASRPSYPIVLKVRDHAVRRFRPTTPMLPADDDWWIIHTDLENPHEAQAAVLAQAGAAQVIAPPELITLVHDAAREIANTH encoded by the coding sequence ATGCGCGCCGAACGGCTCCTTCGACTGCTGCTGCACCTGCAGACACGCGGTCAGTCGACGGTCGCGCAACTGTCCGCAGCGCTCGCCGTCTCGCCGCGCACGATCCAGCGCGACCTGGATGCGTTGAGCCTTGCCGGCGTTCCGGTGTACTCGATCCGCGGGCGCGCTGGTGGGTGGACGCTGCTGCCTGACTACCGCAGTCGGCTGACCGGGCTGACGCCGTCGGAGGTCATGTCGGTGTTCGTCGGCGCGACAGCCCACGTACTCGCCGACCTCGGGCTCGACGCGTCCAGCGAACTCGCCGTCACGAAGCTGATCGCATCACTTCCCGAAGGCACTCGCCGCGAGGCCGAGTACGCGCGCCAACGCCTACTGATCGACCACGCCGGCTGGGACGACCGCCGCGAAACCCCACGCTGGCTGGACCTCTGCCGCGAAGCCCTGTGGGAAGAACGCCGCCTAGAAGTCACGTACGGCGACGGCGATCGGCGGGGGCCGTTTGCGATCTCGCCGCTCGGGCTGGTTGCCAAGGCGCGTACCTGGTACCTGGTCGCCGCCCGCACCGACGGCCGCCTCCGCACCTACCGCCTGTCCCGCCTGACCTCGGCCGAGCTCACCGCCGACACCTTCACCAGACCCGCCGACTTCGACCTGGCCACCTACTGGGCCCAGTCCCAGCGCGAGTTCCAGGCCTCGCGCCCGTCGTACCCGATCGTCCTGAAGGTCCGCGACCACGCCGTACGCCGCTTCCGCCCGACTACCCCGATGCTCCCCGCGGACGACGACTGGTGGATCATCCACACCGACCTCGAGAACCCCCACGAAGCCCAAGCCGCCGTCCTCGCCCAAGCCGGCGCCGCCCAAGTCATAGCCCCACCCGAACTGATCACCCTGGTCCACGACGCGGCCCGCGAAATCGCGAACACCCACTAA
- the map gene encoding type I methionyl aminopeptidase, protein MIEILDPRQLAQAKESGALVGGILQSLKSRTAVGTNLLDIDQWTKALIAEAGGQSCYVDYEASFGRGPFGHYICTAVNDAVLHGKPSDYQLADGDLLTLDLAVSLGGIAADAAISFVVGESKAPEDVAMISATERALAEGIAAAVPGARIGDISRAIGTVLSAAGYPINTEFGGHGIGTTMHQDPHVSNTGRPGRGYKLRPGLLLALEPWVMQDTAELVTDDDGWTLRSITGCRTAHTEHTIAITENGPEILTLPKVH, encoded by the coding sequence ATGATCGAGATCCTGGACCCCCGCCAACTGGCCCAAGCCAAGGAATCCGGCGCCCTGGTCGGCGGGATTCTGCAGTCGCTGAAGAGCCGGACCGCGGTCGGCACGAACCTGCTGGACATCGACCAGTGGACGAAGGCCCTGATCGCCGAGGCCGGCGGGCAGTCCTGTTACGTCGACTACGAGGCGTCGTTCGGACGCGGGCCGTTCGGTCATTACATCTGTACGGCGGTCAACGACGCCGTACTGCACGGAAAGCCGTCCGACTACCAGCTCGCCGACGGTGACCTGCTGACGCTCGATCTCGCCGTCTCCCTGGGAGGGATCGCGGCGGACGCTGCGATCAGCTTCGTCGTGGGTGAGTCGAAGGCCCCGGAGGACGTCGCGATGATCAGCGCGACCGAGCGCGCACTGGCCGAGGGGATCGCGGCCGCTGTTCCCGGGGCCAGGATCGGCGACATCTCGCGGGCGATCGGGACCGTGCTCAGCGCGGCCGGGTATCCGATCAACACCGAGTTCGGCGGCCACGGCATCGGTACGACGATGCACCAGGACCCGCACGTCTCGAACACGGGGCGCCCCGGTCGCGGCTACAAGCTCCGCCCAGGCCTGCTGCTCGCCCTGGAACCGTGGGTCATGCAGGACACCGCCGAACTCGTCACCGACGACGACGGCTGGACCCTCCGCAGCATCACCGGCTGCCGCACCGCCCACACCGAACACACCATCGCCATCACCGAGAACGGCCCCGAAATCCTCACCCTGCCGAAAGTGCATTAG
- a CDS encoding helix-turn-helix domain-containing protein codes for MVRLPLTPAEVERGERLGTLLRRARGDRSMLQTALDAGVSPETLRKIESGRVATPAFPTIAAIADVLGLSLDTLWTEVNQPEPKRLVS; via the coding sequence ATGGTCCGGCTCCCGCTCACCCCCGCGGAGGTCGAGCGCGGCGAGCGCCTCGGCACTCTACTTCGCCGCGCCCGGGGCGACCGCTCGATGCTCCAGACCGCCCTCGACGCCGGCGTCTCCCCCGAAACCCTCCGCAAAATAGAGTCCGGCCGCGTAGCCACCCCAGCCTTCCCCACCATCGCCGCCATAGCCGACGTCCTAGGCCTCTCCCTCGACACCCTCTGGACCGAAGTAAACCAACCCGAACCAAAGAGACTGGTCTCCTAG
- a CDS encoding pyridoxamine 5'-phosphate oxidase family protein, with product MRREEFVAFVRMARQGVVATVDGGGNPEAALVGLAVTDEGDVLFDSHTATRKVDNLRASARAALVVGWDDGVSVQVEGSAEILSGPDRDAFGQIYLAQFPGSRALADGFSIIRVVPNWLRYYDTRPNPALVTEGKPW from the coding sequence ATGAGGCGTGAAGAGTTCGTCGCGTTCGTGCGCATGGCGCGGCAGGGTGTTGTCGCGACTGTCGACGGCGGCGGCAACCCGGAAGCCGCGCTGGTCGGCCTCGCCGTCACCGACGAGGGCGACGTGCTGTTCGACTCGCACACCGCGACGCGCAAGGTCGACAACCTCCGTGCCAGCGCACGCGCCGCCCTGGTGGTCGGCTGGGACGACGGTGTGTCCGTTCAGGTCGAAGGATCGGCAGAGATCCTGTCAGGACCCGACCGGGATGCCTTCGGGCAGATCTATCTCGCCCAGTTCCCGGGATCGCGCGCCCTCGCCGACGGTTTCTCGATCATCCGCGTCGTCCCAAACTGGCTCCGGTACTACGACACTCGCCCCAACCCAGCCCTCGTGACAGAAGGAAAGCCCTGGTAG
- the ychF gene encoding redox-regulated ATPase YchF, producing MALSIGIVGLPNAGKSTLFNALTKNDVLAANYPFATIEPNVGVVGVPDPRLGKLAEVFSSQKVIPATVQFVDIAGIVRGASEGEGLGNKFLSHIRESDAICQVTRVFRDDDVTHVDGKVSPADDISTIQTELILADLQTVEKAIPRLEKETRLKKEAAVTLEAVRAAQKHLEAGTPIIATDVDRDAIRELMLMTAKPYLYVFNCDSDELADEDLKQKMRDLVAPAEAIFLDAKFEAELVELDDEDEAREMLAEMGIDQPGLDVLARVGFDTLGLQTYLTAGPKESRAWTIKRGATAPEAAGVIHTDFQRGFIKAEIVSFDDLVEAGSMNAARSAGKVRMEGKDYTMQDGDVVEFRFNV from the coding sequence GTGGCACTCTCCATCGGAATCGTCGGGCTCCCGAACGCGGGCAAGTCCACCCTGTTCAATGCGCTGACCAAGAACGACGTACTCGCCGCGAACTACCCGTTCGCGACCATCGAGCCGAACGTCGGAGTGGTCGGTGTCCCGGACCCGCGGCTGGGGAAGCTCGCCGAGGTGTTCAGCTCGCAGAAGGTGATTCCGGCCACCGTGCAGTTCGTCGACATCGCCGGGATCGTCCGCGGCGCGTCGGAGGGCGAGGGCCTGGGCAACAAGTTCCTCAGCCACATCCGCGAGTCGGACGCGATCTGCCAGGTCACCCGGGTGTTCCGCGACGACGACGTCACGCACGTCGACGGCAAGGTCTCGCCGGCCGACGACATCTCCACGATCCAGACCGAGCTGATCCTCGCCGACCTGCAGACCGTCGAGAAGGCGATCCCGCGGCTGGAGAAGGAGACCCGCCTCAAGAAGGAGGCCGCGGTCACGCTCGAAGCCGTCCGCGCCGCCCAGAAGCACCTCGAGGCCGGTACGCCGATCATCGCGACCGACGTGGACCGCGACGCGATCCGCGAGCTGATGCTGATGACCGCCAAGCCGTACCTGTACGTCTTCAACTGCGACTCCGACGAACTCGCCGACGAGGACCTCAAGCAGAAGATGCGGGACCTGGTCGCGCCGGCCGAGGCGATCTTCCTGGACGCCAAGTTCGAGGCCGAACTGGTCGAGCTCGACGACGAGGACGAGGCCCGCGAGATGCTCGCCGAGATGGGCATCGACCAGCCCGGTCTCGACGTACTGGCGCGCGTCGGGTTCGACACGCTGGGGCTGCAGACGTACCTGACCGCAGGCCCCAAGGAGTCCCGCGCCTGGACGATCAAGCGCGGCGCCACCGCCCCCGAGGCCGCCGGCGTCATCCACACCGACTTTCAGCGCGGCTTCATCAAGGCCGAGATCGTCTCCTTCGACGACCTCGTCGAAGCCGGCTCGATGAACGCCGCCCGCTCCGCCGGCAAGGTCCGCATGGAAGGCAAGGACTACACCATGCAAGACGGCGACGTAGTCGAGTTCCGCTTCAACGTCTAA
- a CDS encoding GNAT family N-acetyltransferase — MVVFETDRLVVRDWADADGDRVFDIYRRWEVSRWLGAEPRVMTDRGAATKAIMRWNERSRETPYGVWAVEERATGTIAGTVLLVPLPDPTDGTEGRGEVEVGWHFHPDAWGRGLATESARGAIEHGFTSGIGQIHAVVRPDNVASLAVCNRLGMRPIGRTTRWYGAELEAFLI; from the coding sequence ATGGTGGTTTTCGAGACTGACCGGCTCGTGGTGCGTGACTGGGCGGACGCGGACGGCGACCGCGTCTTCGACATCTACCGCCGCTGGGAGGTGTCCCGCTGGCTGGGCGCCGAGCCTCGGGTGATGACCGATCGCGGTGCGGCGACCAAGGCGATCATGCGGTGGAACGAGCGCAGCCGCGAGACGCCGTACGGCGTCTGGGCCGTGGAGGAACGTGCCACCGGGACGATCGCGGGGACCGTACTGCTCGTCCCGCTGCCCGACCCGACGGACGGTACCGAGGGCCGCGGGGAGGTCGAGGTCGGCTGGCATTTCCACCCGGACGCGTGGGGACGGGGCCTGGCGACCGAGTCGGCGCGGGGTGCGATCGAGCACGGGTTCACGTCCGGGATCGGGCAGATCCACGCGGTCGTCCGCCCGGACAATGTCGCGTCACTGGCCGTCTGCAACCGCCTCGGCATGCGCCCGATCGGCCGCACCACCCGCTGGTACGGCGCCGAACTCGAAGCCTTCCTGATCTGA
- a CDS encoding DUF817 domain-containing protein, translated as MTTWTDRIGIPSRFVFGCLQFLRFGWLEVVSCLFPGFLFAGLAISKYVHLPIARYDALLIYCLGLTLLFWVVRLETWREVAVIFGFHLVGLGLELFKVRVGSWQYPGDAVTKFAGVPLFAGFMYAAVGSYLCQAWRRFDLRVSNYRPILTTVFAVLIYANFFTHQWIPDLRIPIALGLLHVLRRTWVFFTVGVRRYRMPLALSFALIGFFLWIAENFGTFLDAWNYPDQVSVWRLVHPAKFGAWSLLVSMSFVLVASVKSLEGRLYHRGGTATVEISPQHGNANQAEG; from the coding sequence GTGACCACTTGGACCGATCGGATCGGGATCCCCTCACGCTTCGTGTTCGGATGCCTGCAGTTCCTGCGTTTCGGGTGGCTGGAGGTGGTGTCGTGCCTGTTCCCGGGATTCCTGTTCGCGGGCCTGGCGATCTCGAAGTACGTCCACCTGCCGATCGCGCGGTACGACGCTCTGCTGATCTACTGCCTCGGGCTGACACTGCTGTTCTGGGTGGTGCGGCTGGAGACCTGGCGTGAGGTCGCGGTGATCTTCGGGTTCCACCTGGTCGGGCTCGGGCTGGAGCTGTTCAAGGTCCGGGTCGGCTCTTGGCAGTACCCGGGCGACGCGGTGACGAAGTTCGCGGGAGTGCCGCTGTTCGCGGGATTCATGTACGCCGCGGTCGGCAGCTACCTGTGTCAGGCCTGGCGCCGGTTCGACCTCCGGGTGAGCAACTACCGCCCGATCCTGACCACGGTCTTCGCGGTGCTGATCTACGCGAACTTCTTCACCCATCAGTGGATCCCCGACCTGCGGATCCCGATCGCGCTCGGTCTGCTCCACGTGTTGCGCCGTACCTGGGTCTTCTTCACCGTCGGCGTACGGCGGTACCGGATGCCGCTGGCGTTGTCGTTCGCGTTGATCGGGTTCTTCCTGTGGATCGCGGAGAACTTCGGCACGTTCCTCGACGCGTGGAACTATCCGGATCAGGTGAGTGTGTGGCGGCTCGTGCATCCGGCGAAGTTCGGCGCGTGGTCGTTGCTGGTGAGCATGAGTTTCGTGCTGGTCGCGAGCGTGAAGTCCTTGGAGGGCCGGCTGTACCACCGTGGCGGGACCGCAACAGTCGAGATCTCACCGCAACACGGCAACGCCAACCAAGCTGAGGGGTAA